In the Nitrospirales bacterium LBB_01 genome, one interval contains:
- a CDS encoding ATP-binding cassette domain-containing protein has translation MDKAISVINISKKYRIFASPRDRLKEMFHPFGKKYHHEFWSLKNVCFEVGKGEALGILGRNGSGKSTLLQIICSIIRPTEGQVLANGRISALLELGAGFNPEFSGRANVYMNGALMGYNKAEMDERMEGIERYADIGEFIDQPMKIYSSGMFIRVAFACAVNVKPDILVVDEALGVGDIFFQQKCFNTIREIIAAGTTCLFVSHDLEAIRKLCDRAVLLKNGEVEYIGQAVEAVSRYTGTHDQKRSAKKHSVKPVSQSSPGLMTEEEIIAHSVIPECAPRHGVGGGAEIIALRVTNGDGIDTLVVDMMSSLMFNFLIKIKEPVTDINVAVTLFDRMGNFIFGGGPRQLGMRLPDMDRGTTCVVCIELQFTIKPGEYTFGAGISELTHNSIDVAFSHDRVDSLGPITVTHDPVEMLPFHGLTRIPIKVWFSKPSNPANVQLTDNTTGDAATSITNPDFAAAITDVISRYRPKKIIETGTYLGRGSTAIIASAIKDCGLDEAVFYSIEVNPEYYNSALLHLTECSLIDRVKLLNGLSVPKAALLSKEQIEDKFVKNLHYSGIFVDYDETQRSERYFKETDFPELVDDLLGKCLSEFSYMPDFVLLDSAAHIGFVEFEYLVKRILAPCVIALNNCFHVKHYSSYLYMKTDPRFEFIKASEEDFGLCIVLFTP, from the coding sequence ATATCATCATGAGTTTTGGTCTTTAAAAAACGTATGTTTTGAGGTAGGAAAGGGCGAAGCGTTAGGGATTTTAGGCAGAAACGGCTCAGGTAAAAGCACACTCCTTCAGATAATTTGCAGCATAATAAGACCAACCGAGGGTCAGGTGTTGGCTAATGGGCGAATCTCTGCTCTCCTAGAACTTGGCGCCGGATTTAACCCGGAGTTTTCAGGGCGCGCCAATGTCTATATGAACGGTGCTCTTATGGGGTATAACAAAGCTGAAATGGATGAGCGGATGGAGGGCATCGAACGATACGCAGATATTGGCGAATTTATAGACCAGCCCATGAAGATATACTCAAGCGGAATGTTTATACGCGTGGCGTTTGCATGTGCCGTTAATGTTAAACCGGATATACTGGTTGTGGATGAGGCACTTGGAGTAGGCGACATCTTTTTTCAGCAGAAATGCTTTAACACGATAAGGGAAATAATAGCGGCAGGCACAACTTGTCTTTTTGTATCGCATGACCTTGAGGCTATAAGAAAGCTCTGTGACAGGGCGGTGCTTCTGAAAAACGGAGAGGTTGAATACATCGGGCAAGCTGTTGAGGCAGTTAGCCGTTATACCGGAACTCATGACCAAAAACGCTCTGCTAAAAAACACTCTGTCAAACCTGTCTCTCAATCATCACCGGGGCTTATGACTGAGGAGGAAATTATTGCTCACAGCGTTATCCCTGAGTGTGCTCCGCGGCATGGCGTCGGAGGGGGTGCTGAGATAATTGCCCTTAGAGTTACAAACGGTGACGGAATTGATACACTTGTCGTTGATATGATGAGCTCGCTTATGTTTAACTTTCTAATTAAAATCAAAGAACCGGTCACTGATATAAATGTGGCAGTTACATTGTTTGACAGGATGGGAAATTTCATCTTTGGCGGAGGACCAAGACAGCTCGGGATGCGTCTGCCAGATATGGACCGCGGCACTACCTGTGTTGTTTGCATTGAATTACAGTTTACTATAAAACCGGGTGAATACACCTTTGGGGCTGGGATTTCAGAGCTGACTCACAACTCTATTGACGTGGCTTTTAGCCACGACAGAGTGGATTCCCTTGGGCCTATCACAGTAACTCATGACCCCGTTGAGATGCTCCCCTTTCACGGTCTTACAAGGATTCCAATAAAGGTGTGGTTTTCAAAACCCTCTAACCCTGCAAATGTCCAATTGACAGATAACACCACCGGTGATGCTGCAACGTCAATAACAAATCCAGACTTTGCAGCTGCCATAACGGATGTGATTAGTAGGTATCGTCCTAAGAAAATAATTGAAACTGGCACGTATCTGGGACGAGGTTCAACTGCGATTATTGCATCGGCTATTAAAGACTGTGGACTGGATGAAGCCGTGTTTTACTCTATTGAGGTAAATCCTGAATATTACAATTCAGCCTTGTTACATCTTACTGAATGCAGCCTTATAGACAGAGTTAAACTCTTAAATGGACTCTCAGTGCCAAAAGCTGCGCTCCTTTCAAAAGAGCAAATAGAAGATAAATTTGTTAAAAACCTGCACTACTCAGGTATATTTGTTGATTATGATGAGACTCAAAGGTCGGAGCGATATTTTAAGGAAACCGATTTCCCAGAACTTGTGGATGATTTGCTGGGAAAGTGTCTTTCTGAATTTTCTTATATGCCTGACTTTGTGCTCCTTGACAGTGCGGCGCATATTGGGTTTGTGGAGTTTGAGTACCTGGTTAAACGTATCCTTGCGCCTTGTGTAATAGCGTTAAACAATTGTTTTCACGTTAAACATTACAGCAGTTATCTTTACATGAAAACAGACCCCAGGTTTGAATTTATTAAGGCGTCAGAGGAGGACTTTGGTTTGTGTATAGTTCTTTTCACGCCATAG